In the genome of Vanacampus margaritifer isolate UIUO_Vmar chromosome 1, RoL_Vmar_1.0, whole genome shotgun sequence, one region contains:
- the clic5a gene encoding chloride intracellular channel protein 5a isoform X1: MDPSEENVYENPDIIYQNQSSGIYEMPDDEASSQNPDYQNTGLAFGRIPTPPLFPAPPPPSKECCKNSSSSSSSSSHADNEDSEEDTCCREEKTEVVERSKQSHWESESPKTEVDYGNLERRDSSSSSSSASSARQARPNLNPEPEDKSKITLFAKAGSDGESIGNCPFSQRLFMVLWLKGVVFNVTTVDLKRKPADLHNLAPGTHPPFLTFQGEVLTDVNKIEEYLEEMLAPPKYPKLAVKNRQSNTAGNDVFAKFSAYIKNTSPDKNKALEQSLNKALGKLDDYLLSPLTDEVLLVDGESARKYLDGDELTLADCNLLPKLHVVKVVAKKYRNYDIPSQYRGVWRYLGNAYSRDEFTNTCAADVEIELAYKDVAKTLGK; the protein is encoded by the exons ATGGATCCTTCTGAAGAAAATGTGTATGAGAACCCAGACATCATCTATCAGAACCAGTCATCGGGTATATATGAAATGCCTGACGATGAGGCCTCAAGTCAAAACCCAGACTACCAAAACACCGGATTGGCCTTTGGAAGAATACCAACCCCCCCTTTGTTTCCGGCACCCCCTCCTCCTAGCAAGGAATGCTGCAAAAattcttcttcgtcttcatcttcctcttcaCATGCTGACAACGAAGACAGCGAGGAGGACACTTGCTGTCGTGAGGAAAAGACGGAAGTTGTAGAGAGGAGCAAACAGTCACATTGGGAGAGTGAGTCTCCAAAGACGGAGGTGGACTATGGGAACTTGGAGCGCAGAGactcatcgtcatcatcatcatctgcatCTTCAGCTAGGCAAGCGAGACCCAACTTGAACCCGGAGCCTGAAGACAAAAGTAAAATTACCCTGTTTGCTAAG GCTGGCAGCGATGGGGAGAGCATTGGAAATTGTCCATTCTCACAACGTCTTTTCATGGTCCTATGGCTGAAAGGTGTGGTCTTCAATGTCACCACAGTTGACCTCAAAAG GAAACCAGCTGACCTTCATAACCTGGCCCCAGGGACACATCCACCCTTTCTCACATTCCAGGGGGAGGTGCTGACTGATGTCAATAAAATAGAGGAGTACTTGGAGGAAATGCTGGCTCCACCCAA GTATCCCAAACTTGCAGTGAAGAACCGTCAATCCAACACAGCGGGAAACGATGTATTTGCCAAGTTCTCAGCTTACATTAAAAACACAAGTCCTGATAAAAATAAGG cattagaGCAGAGTCTCAACAAGGCTCTGGGAAAACTGGACGATTATCTGTTGAGCCCGCTAACCGACGAGGTTCTCCTTGTTGATGGAGAATCTGCACGCAAGTACCTGGACGGTGATGAGCTGACGCTGGCTGACTGCAACCTCCTTCCCAAACTTCATGTTGTCAAG GTGGTGGCAAAGAAATACCGCAATTATGACATCCCCTCCCAATACAGAGGTGTGTGGCGTTACCTTGGCAACGCCTACAGCAGAGATGAATTCACCAACACGTGCGCAGCTGATGTGGAGATCGAGCTAGCCTATAAGGATGTTGCTAAAACACTAGGGAAATGA
- the clic5a gene encoding chloride intracellular channel protein 5a isoform X2 has product MTDIAAEEDKDPDIELFVKAGSDGESIGNCPFSQRLFMVLWLKGVVFNVTTVDLKRKPADLHNLAPGTHPPFLTFQGEVLTDVNKIEEYLEEMLAPPKYPKLAVKNRQSNTAGNDVFAKFSAYIKNTSPDKNKALEQSLNKALGKLDDYLLSPLTDEVLLVDGESARKYLDGDELTLADCNLLPKLHVVKVVAKKYRNYDIPSQYRGVWRYLGNAYSRDEFTNTCAADVEIELAYKDVAKTLGK; this is encoded by the exons ATGACAGATATTGCGGCAGAGGAAGATAAGGACCCAGACATCGAACTGTTTGTCAAG GCTGGCAGCGATGGGGAGAGCATTGGAAATTGTCCATTCTCACAACGTCTTTTCATGGTCCTATGGCTGAAAGGTGTGGTCTTCAATGTCACCACAGTTGACCTCAAAAG GAAACCAGCTGACCTTCATAACCTGGCCCCAGGGACACATCCACCCTTTCTCACATTCCAGGGGGAGGTGCTGACTGATGTCAATAAAATAGAGGAGTACTTGGAGGAAATGCTGGCTCCACCCAA GTATCCCAAACTTGCAGTGAAGAACCGTCAATCCAACACAGCGGGAAACGATGTATTTGCCAAGTTCTCAGCTTACATTAAAAACACAAGTCCTGATAAAAATAAGG cattagaGCAGAGTCTCAACAAGGCTCTGGGAAAACTGGACGATTATCTGTTGAGCCCGCTAACCGACGAGGTTCTCCTTGTTGATGGAGAATCTGCACGCAAGTACCTGGACGGTGATGAGCTGACGCTGGCTGACTGCAACCTCCTTCCCAAACTTCATGTTGTCAAG GTGGTGGCAAAGAAATACCGCAATTATGACATCCCCTCCCAATACAGAGGTGTGTGGCGTTACCTTGGCAACGCCTACAGCAGAGATGAATTCACCAACACGTGCGCAGCTGATGTGGAGATCGAGCTAGCCTATAAGGATGTTGCTAAAACACTAGGGAAATGA